The proteins below are encoded in one region of Desulfurispira natronophila:
- a CDS encoding HD domain-containing phosphohydrolase, giving the protein MSDPSAKHKILVVDDDELMAQWLAGVLSHEHSVRTASSGGEALRIASSSEKPDLMLLDVSMPDMNGYEVCRQLKLDARTQGIVVIFVSGRISPEDEEMGLELGAVDYIHKPSNPTVIRARVTRHLGIQLIESYRGQGPIVLVEGGSKPKMPATKTGVAEYPSAQTKIPTTSFKDELGQLQQICRNLASILQDCEQRVRHGITVSLHPQKLDTLAGQFVESHNRNHRPILYLCNLNNTRLSPFVNHSLRRTLTSTVLAIDTMAEHEETQIRSVITAAMLADIAMPNIPASVLQKKDALADEEVCMLQNHVHEGVRILKSSSFGDDVISFVAHHHERFNGSGYPYGLQGDAIPHGAAVVGLCDTYCAMTEERSYREAGNPTKTIVTMLSRGEAQQDPLLVERLIRCIGGFPIGALVSMSSGELGVVTHHNSELPTKPRVVVLFDQHGSRLRQPRPEDTSEPGSIEINSAVQQHAASLDVLSILIRFS; this is encoded by the coding sequence ATGAGTGATCCTTCTGCAAAACACAAAATTCTGGTTGTGGATGATGACGAGCTTATGGCTCAGTGGCTGGCTGGGGTGCTTTCACATGAGCACTCAGTGCGAACAGCCAGCAGTGGTGGCGAGGCTTTGCGCATAGCCTCATCATCAGAGAAGCCAGATTTGATGCTTCTTGATGTCTCCATGCCGGATATGAACGGCTACGAGGTTTGCCGACAACTGAAGCTTGATGCCAGGACTCAGGGCATAGTGGTGATTTTTGTAAGCGGGCGCATTTCACCAGAGGATGAAGAAATGGGGTTGGAGCTTGGGGCTGTAGACTATATCCACAAGCCCTCAAACCCCACGGTGATTCGCGCTCGCGTCACCAGACACCTTGGGATACAACTCATAGAGTCATATCGGGGTCAAGGTCCCATAGTTCTGGTTGAAGGTGGAAGTAAGCCAAAAATGCCAGCGACGAAAACAGGAGTGGCGGAGTATCCTTCTGCGCAGACAAAAATCCCAACAACCTCTTTCAAGGATGAACTGGGGCAGCTGCAACAAATATGTCGTAATTTGGCTTCAATTCTGCAGGACTGTGAGCAGAGAGTTCGGCACGGTATTACGGTGAGCCTACACCCTCAGAAGCTCGACACTCTGGCAGGCCAATTTGTAGAAAGTCACAACCGCAATCATCGCCCCATTTTATACCTGTGCAACCTGAACAACACCCGTCTCTCGCCGTTTGTTAATCACTCACTGCGCCGAACCTTAACGTCAACTGTTCTTGCTATTGATACCATGGCCGAACATGAAGAAACCCAGATTAGAAGCGTGATAACGGCGGCAATGCTGGCTGACATAGCCATGCCCAATATACCTGCCAGCGTGTTGCAGAAAAAGGACGCACTCGCCGATGAAGAAGTCTGCATGCTGCAGAATCATGTTCATGAAGGCGTCCGAATACTTAAGTCGAGTAGTTTTGGGGACGATGTGATATCATTTGTCGCCCACCATCACGAACGTTTTAACGGTAGTGGTTACCCTTATGGACTGCAAGGAGATGCCATACCCCATGGAGCCGCAGTGGTGGGCCTCTGTGATACCTACTGTGCCATGACCGAAGAGCGCAGCTACCGAGAGGCCGGCAACCCCACAAAAACCATTGTCACCATGCTGAGTCGCGGAGAGGCTCAGCAAGATCCTCTTCTGGTAGAAAGACTTATCCGTTGCATAGGCGGATTTCCCATAGGAGCACTTGTGAGCATGAGCTCAGGAGAACTGGGCGTGGTAACTCATCACAACTCTGAGCTCCCCACCAAGCCAAGGGTCGTTGTATTGTTCGACCAACATGGGTCACGCCTGCGTCAACCGAGACCCGAGGACACATCTGAGCCTGGCAGTATCGAAATAAACAGTGCTGTGCAGCAGCACGCTGCTTCGCTCGATGTGTTAAGTATTCTGATAAGATTTTCATAG
- a CDS encoding PAS domain S-box protein, translated as MQPQHLIQLLHAINRAQSTFLATSDPHQAFGQLLQDVLELTASEYGFIGEVHYDENDTPYLKSHAITNIAWDDATRKFYEESAQEGLVFTNLRTLFGAALTTQEPVIANDPAHDSRRGGLPEGHPAMNAFLGLPIKRGESLVAMVGLANRPHGYDQALVEFLEPLLSTIGQLIEARRIEQARLQAQAELKDNQTLLNMVLEASGDGMWDLNMVTGHLHWSDASFTMLGYEPQQFPLDFATWEKLIHPDDLKSVKEKMETAVSSGDNLNIDFRYRTQSGAWQWTQGRGRVVQRDSSGVPLRMVGVHSDISKRRIADDRLRESENRYRSVINALGEGVVMQAASGEILTCNDAAEEILGLNRQQMMGRTSIDPRWKGIREDGSDFPGHEHPSMRCLESGQSQRGVIMGVHKPDGNLTWILINAEPVWDKDNEKPVAVVTSFTDITQRKQMEQDLRDREHRLELATSSANLGIWDLDLESGHLEWNYMMFHLYGIDPKDFNHTVETWQHALHPEDRQRTEDEINRAIADGSTFNSEFRIIRPDGDIVHIQATAQVICEGGKACRIIGINMDTTEQKQSEKLLKQSEKMFRDLFDLSPVAVIINRLSDGAFLEGNQALYDMTGYDAKQLGSLSYWDITPRRYEQQEMEQLETLRTRGFYGPFEKEYIHKDGSLIPVLLNGRLFDFNGEECIYSVVQDITPIRDAQEALSESEHRFRSLFELYPDASLLIDTQTGLPVQFNSVAHEQLGYTAEEFANLTISDYEIIETPEETAAHIEKIITEGRDDFETQHRRKDGSIIDISVTVLRIDLSGHIYFLCVFRDITSQKEASQALEQSEQRFRDVAAAAGEYIWETDTAGNYSFLTKPIEEILGQPVESILGRTPFDFIPAAEQQRVGDFFRNAASRQEAFRGLEHRSLHADGHIVWQLVSGLPTFDAKGNLKGYRGVALDITRQKEAEASLTAYAKHTQAILDNVVDGIITIDELGYIQSFNRSAERIFGYKASEILAEKINTIMPPPHNQCHDNYLKAYQQTGVKHVIDSTRELEGRHCDGTLFPIELSVTEIFQDSKTVYVGMVRDITERKRIDRMKNEFVSTVSHELRTPLTSISGSLGLILGTAGDGLSTQVKEMLALAYRNSQRLSNLINDLLDMEKIAAGKMRFDMQVQKLMPLVEQAIESNRSYAQQYNVEYRLVERQDGVSVSVDGERLVQVLSNFLSNGAKFSPAGSVVEVGVITDQDMVRVEVRDQGPGIPAEFLPRLFTKFSQADSSDTRKKGGTGLGLAISKEISEQMNAGVGVEPREGGGSIFYAELPIHRENEQS; from the coding sequence ATGCAACCACAGCATCTCATTCAGCTTCTTCACGCCATCAATCGCGCCCAGTCCACATTCCTGGCTACCTCCGACCCTCATCAGGCCTTTGGCCAACTGCTGCAGGATGTGCTGGAGCTTACGGCCAGTGAGTACGGCTTCATTGGAGAGGTTCACTACGACGAGAATGATACCCCCTACCTGAAAAGCCACGCCATAACCAACATTGCCTGGGACGATGCTACTCGGAAGTTTTATGAAGAGAGTGCACAGGAAGGTCTCGTGTTTACCAATCTGCGCACTCTCTTTGGGGCTGCCCTCACCACGCAGGAGCCGGTGATTGCCAATGACCCGGCCCACGATTCCCGGCGTGGCGGGCTGCCCGAAGGTCATCCCGCCATGAATGCTTTTCTGGGACTTCCCATCAAGCGGGGCGAAAGCCTGGTGGCTATGGTGGGCCTGGCCAATCGTCCCCATGGTTACGATCAGGCACTGGTGGAATTTTTGGAGCCGCTTCTTTCCACCATTGGCCAATTGATTGAAGCCCGCCGCATCGAGCAGGCGCGCCTGCAGGCGCAGGCAGAGCTCAAAGATAATCAGACCCTCCTTAACATGGTACTGGAGGCCAGCGGCGATGGCATGTGGGACTTAAACATGGTGACGGGGCATCTGCACTGGAGTGACGCCAGCTTCACCATGCTGGGGTATGAGCCTCAGCAATTCCCCCTGGATTTTGCCACCTGGGAAAAACTGATTCACCCAGACGACCTGAAATCTGTCAAAGAGAAGATGGAGACCGCTGTCAGCAGCGGAGATAACCTGAATATCGATTTTCGCTACAGAACTCAAAGTGGAGCGTGGCAGTGGACCCAGGGCCGCGGGCGAGTGGTACAAAGGGATTCAAGCGGTGTGCCCCTGCGCATGGTGGGAGTTCACTCCGATATCTCGAAGCGCAGGATAGCCGATGATCGCCTGCGGGAGAGCGAAAATCGCTACCGCTCCGTCATCAATGCCCTGGGAGAAGGGGTCGTCATGCAGGCCGCCAGTGGAGAAATTCTCACCTGCAATGACGCGGCTGAGGAGATTCTCGGTCTCAACCGCCAGCAAATGATGGGCCGGACCAGTATTGATCCTCGCTGGAAAGGCATCCGCGAAGACGGCAGTGATTTTCCCGGGCACGAGCATCCCAGCATGCGGTGCCTGGAAAGTGGTCAGTCCCAGCGGGGAGTAATCATGGGTGTCCATAAGCCTGACGGAAACCTTACCTGGATCCTCATCAATGCAGAGCCTGTATGGGATAAAGATAACGAAAAACCTGTGGCTGTGGTCACCTCATTTACCGACATTACGCAGCGCAAGCAGATGGAACAGGATCTGCGTGACCGGGAGCACCGCCTGGAACTGGCAACCTCCTCAGCCAACCTGGGTATTTGGGATCTGGATCTGGAAAGTGGTCACCTGGAGTGGAACTATATGATGTTCCACCTCTACGGCATCGATCCCAAAGACTTCAATCATACAGTGGAAACCTGGCAACACGCTTTGCATCCAGAAGATCGGCAGCGGACTGAAGATGAAATCAACCGTGCCATTGCAGATGGCAGTACGTTTAATTCTGAGTTTCGCATCATACGACCAGACGGTGACATAGTACACATTCAGGCCACGGCCCAGGTAATTTGCGAAGGGGGGAAAGCCTGCCGCATTATCGGCATTAACATGGACACTACTGAGCAAAAGCAGTCTGAAAAGCTTCTCAAGCAAAGTGAAAAAATGTTTCGTGATCTTTTTGATCTCTCCCCGGTAGCAGTAATTATCAACCGCCTCAGTGACGGTGCATTCCTGGAGGGCAACCAGGCGCTCTATGACATGACCGGTTATGACGCTAAGCAGCTTGGCTCCCTGAGCTACTGGGATATCACTCCCCGCCGCTACGAACAGCAGGAGATGGAGCAGCTGGAGACCCTGCGCACACGAGGCTTCTACGGCCCCTTTGAAAAAGAGTATATCCACAAGGATGGCTCACTGATCCCCGTACTTCTGAATGGCAGGTTGTTTGATTTTAATGGAGAGGAGTGCATCTACTCCGTTGTGCAGGATATAACCCCCATCCGCGATGCTCAGGAGGCTCTGAGCGAAAGTGAGCACCGCTTTCGCAGTCTTTTTGAGCTCTATCCCGATGCTTCTTTGTTGATAGATACACAAACCGGCCTGCCTGTACAATTTAACAGTGTAGCCCATGAGCAACTCGGCTATACAGCAGAGGAGTTTGCCAATCTCACCATTTCCGACTATGAGATAATTGAGACACCAGAGGAAACCGCAGCGCACATAGAAAAAATTATTACTGAGGGTCGTGATGACTTCGAAACTCAGCATCGCCGCAAAGATGGGAGCATCATAGACATCAGCGTGACGGTTTTGCGAATCGACCTGTCCGGCCACATCTATTTTCTTTGTGTTTTTCGGGACATTACCAGCCAGAAAGAAGCCAGCCAAGCTCTTGAGCAAAGTGAGCAGCGCTTTCGCGATGTGGCCGCCGCCGCCGGGGAGTACATATGGGAGACCGACACAGCAGGTAACTACAGCTTTTTGACCAAGCCAATAGAGGAAATCCTGGGTCAGCCAGTAGAAAGTATTTTGGGGCGCACCCCGTTTGATTTTATACCAGCCGCTGAGCAACAGCGAGTGGGAGACTTTTTTCGTAATGCCGCTTCCCGGCAGGAAGCCTTCCGGGGGTTGGAGCACCGCTCCCTGCACGCCGACGGCCATATTGTGTGGCAATTAGTCAGCGGCCTGCCCACCTTTGATGCCAAGGGAAACCTCAAAGGCTACCGGGGTGTCGCCCTGGACATCACCCGCCAAAAAGAGGCCGAGGCATCGCTGACTGCCTATGCCAAGCACACCCAGGCTATTCTCGATAACGTGGTGGATGGTATAATCACGATTGATGAGCTGGGCTACATCCAGTCCTTCAATCGCTCAGCCGAGCGTATATTCGGCTACAAGGCCAGCGAAATATTGGCAGAAAAAATCAACACCATCATGCCTCCCCCCCACAACCAGTGCCACGACAACTATCTTAAAGCCTATCAACAGACGGGGGTAAAACATGTTATCGATTCTACCAGGGAGCTTGAGGGTCGCCACTGCGACGGCACGCTCTTTCCCATTGAACTGTCAGTCACGGAAATCTTCCAGGACAGCAAAACGGTATATGTGGGCATGGTGCGTGACATCACCGAACGCAAGCGCATTGACCGCATGAAAAACGAATTTGTCTCCACTGTCAGTCACGAGCTGCGCACCCCTTTGACTTCCATCAGCGGCTCCCTGGGGCTCATTCTGGGGACGGCGGGAGATGGGCTGAGCACCCAGGTCAAAGAGATGCTGGCTTTGGCCTATCGCAACAGCCAGCGACTCTCCAACCTGATTAACGACCTGCTGGACATGGAGAAAATCGCCGCTGGCAAGATGCGTTTTGATATGCAGGTGCAGAAGCTGATGCCCTTGGTGGAGCAGGCAATAGAATCCAACCGCTCCTACGCTCAGCAGTATAATGTGGAGTACAGGCTGGTTGAGCGCCAAGATGGAGTGAGCGTAAGCGTGGATGGAGAACGCCTGGTTCAGGTGCTCTCCAACTTCCTGTCCAATGGGGCCAAATTTTCCCCGGCTGGCAGTGTGGTCGAGGTTGGCGTGATAACTGATCAGGATATGGTACGGGTGGAAGTGCGCGACCAGGGGCCGGGAATTCCGGCGGAATTTCTGCCGCGCCTGTTCACCAAGTTTTCCCAGGCCGATTCGTCGGATACCCGAAAAAAAGGGGGAACAGGGTTAGGGCTGGCCATCAGCAAGGAGATCAGTGAGCAGATGAATGCAGGTGTAGGTGTGGAGCCCCGTGAAGGCGGCGGGTCCATCTTCTATGCCGAGCTGCCGATACACAGAGAAAACGAGCAATCATGA
- a CDS encoding response regulator yields MSEVSMFQRLSISQRIITLTTAGFLLAAGILVAYIYLVLPASVGQLLIDEQQTKAERIVNLIQAELDERQQTLEKLAPRLLDGEALRTTDQINRVLDGLVMDTMAFNGGIAVFDRQGIGIGEYPPDSGRIGLDIADRDHVHQARTTQRAVITEPLVSRSLGLPSFFINVPILSDDGEVLGFVVGVTVLQADNFLIDVAGDHLSQPGEVYIIDPDNLLIATSSQTHLAMQPLPQPGRFLVFDQVLDGQASGISTDMAGQSVLFASAAVPQMGWIAIQTIPRELIYQPVTRLVAQLLVIAVIICLMLAIIFSGLIARLLRPLGETAATLDAMVDSKDSFTPLPEGSHQDEIGQLVKAFNRLLSSRDEQRQRLFLATSGVGVGIWDYEVGHRKLIWDDIMHVLYDVRLGEYDDLMQAWQERVHHDDLPWVNQRLQESMEGERPFDVEFRVVLTDGTVRWIKANATVVRDEQNQPLRIIGTNWDISERKRVELMKNQFVSTVSHELRTPLTSISGSLGLIAGGATGELNPQAKQLVDIAYKNSQRLGHLINDLLDMEKIAAGKMRFDMVLQPLMPIVEQSLEANEAYAQKHDVSYRLLSRDDAMLVRVDAQRLIQVLSNLLSNAAKFSPAGETVNVNICAQRDLVRVEVHDCGPGISPEFQSKLFTKFSQADSSDTRQKGGTGLGLAITKELVERMGGAIGVESEVGNGSVFFFELPAVHKEDLCDMPEASSAEPDGSKARILVIEDDPDVARLLATILKQDGYLTDIAYNGAQAIALVEKFTYDAVTLDLQLPDRNGVSIIRQLRTHSTTAHTPIVVVAGNVQEGQLALNGGFNAIDWLQKPISQELLQDSLHRVMGHTSHKPLVLHIEDDEDTRRIISLVAQEIATFHPASTKQQARLLLEQNNYDVVILDIGLPDGSGWDLLPTIKQQTRTPQVIVLSGQELNREQIAQVDKALQKTPTSTHALVDLLKAYNKRRKM; encoded by the coding sequence ATGAGCGAGGTAAGCATGTTCCAGCGACTCAGCATATCCCAGCGGATTATTACTCTTACCACAGCGGGGTTTCTGCTGGCTGCCGGTATCCTGGTGGCCTATATCTACCTGGTGCTGCCCGCCAGTGTCGGACAGCTGCTTATTGATGAACAGCAAACCAAAGCTGAGCGCATTGTCAACCTCATCCAGGCAGAGCTTGACGAGCGCCAGCAGACGCTGGAAAAGCTTGCGCCGCGCCTGCTCGATGGTGAAGCGCTGCGCACCACCGATCAGATCAATCGAGTCCTGGATGGTTTAGTGATGGATACTATGGCGTTCAATGGCGGCATTGCGGTCTTTGATCGTCAGGGTATCGGCATTGGAGAATATCCTCCGGATTCCGGTCGCATCGGTTTGGATATTGCCGACCGGGATCATGTGCACCAGGCCCGCACCACCCAAAGGGCTGTGATTACTGAGCCGCTGGTGAGCCGCAGCCTGGGTCTGCCCTCATTTTTCATCAATGTGCCTATACTCTCCGATGATGGAGAGGTTCTGGGGTTTGTGGTGGGGGTGACCGTCCTGCAGGCTGATAACTTCCTGATTGACGTAGCCGGCGATCACCTGAGTCAGCCAGGTGAGGTCTATATCATTGATCCGGACAATCTGCTTATAGCTACCTCCTCACAAACTCACCTGGCCATGCAGCCTCTGCCTCAACCCGGCAGATTCCTGGTCTTTGACCAGGTACTGGACGGTCAAGCCTCCGGGATTTCCACTGATATGGCTGGGCAATCAGTCCTTTTCGCCAGTGCGGCGGTACCCCAAATGGGATGGATCGCCATTCAGACTATTCCCCGGGAGCTGATATACCAGCCAGTTACCCGACTTGTGGCACAACTTCTGGTGATAGCCGTCATAATTTGCCTCATGCTGGCAATCATCTTCTCCGGACTTATCGCCCGCCTGCTGCGCCCCCTCGGAGAGACCGCTGCTACCCTTGATGCCATGGTGGACAGCAAAGACTCCTTTACGCCACTTCCTGAAGGCAGTCATCAGGATGAAATCGGGCAGCTTGTAAAAGCCTTTAACCGACTGCTTAGTTCCCGCGACGAGCAACGCCAGCGCCTCTTTCTGGCAACTTCTGGAGTGGGGGTAGGGATATGGGACTACGAAGTGGGGCACCGGAAATTGATCTGGGATGACATCATGCACGTGCTCTATGATGTGCGCCTCGGTGAATATGATGATCTGATGCAGGCCTGGCAGGAGCGGGTACACCACGATGATCTCCCGTGGGTGAATCAACGTCTGCAGGAGTCCATGGAAGGCGAAAGACCCTTTGATGTGGAATTTCGGGTTGTGCTGACCGATGGTACGGTGCGCTGGATCAAAGCCAACGCTACTGTAGTGCGAGATGAGCAAAACCAGCCCCTACGTATTATCGGAACTAACTGGGATATAAGTGAACGCAAGCGGGTGGAGCTCATGAAAAACCAGTTTGTCTCCACCGTCAGTCACGAACTGCGCACACCTCTTACCTCCATCAGTGGCTCGTTGGGCCTGATTGCCGGTGGTGCTACTGGGGAGTTAAATCCTCAAGCGAAACAACTGGTAGATATTGCCTATAAAAACAGCCAGCGCCTGGGCCACCTGATCAATGACTTGCTTGACATGGAAAAGATTGCCGCTGGCAAGATGCGTTTTGACATGGTACTACAGCCACTCATGCCCATAGTGGAACAATCGCTGGAGGCAAACGAGGCTTACGCCCAAAAACACGATGTGTCGTATCGTCTGCTCAGTCGGGACGACGCCATGCTGGTGCGGGTAGATGCCCAGCGCTTGATACAGGTGCTTTCCAACCTACTCTCCAATGCTGCCAAATTTTCACCTGCTGGTGAAACCGTGAATGTTAACATTTGCGCTCAAAGAGACCTGGTACGGGTAGAAGTTCACGATTGTGGGCCTGGCATTTCCCCGGAGTTTCAAAGCAAACTCTTCACCAAGTTTTCCCAGGCCGACTCTTCTGATACTCGCCAAAAAGGCGGCACAGGCCTTGGTTTAGCAATTACCAAGGAGCTTGTGGAGCGTATGGGTGGAGCCATAGGCGTAGAATCTGAGGTTGGTAATGGTTCCGTCTTCTTCTTTGAGCTTCCTGCTGTCCACAAGGAAGATCTGTGCGATATGCCTGAGGCTTCTTCTGCTGAGCCCGATGGGTCAAAAGCCCGCATACTGGTAATCGAAGATGACCCGGATGTAGCTCGACTGTTGGCAACCATATTGAAACAGGATGGATATCTCACCGACATCGCCTATAATGGCGCTCAAGCCATTGCATTGGTTGAAAAGTTTACTTATGATGCCGTCACACTGGATTTGCAATTGCCTGACCGTAATGGCGTATCCATCATTCGACAGCTACGCACCCACTCCACCACAGCTCATACTCCCATAGTTGTGGTAGCAGGTAATGTACAGGAAGGGCAACTGGCGCTTAATGGCGGCTTCAATGCCATAGATTGGCTGCAAAAGCCCATTAGCCAGGAATTGTTGCAAGACAGTCTGCACCGCGTTATGGGCCATACCAGTCACAAACCTTTAGTACTACATATAGAAGATGACGAAGATACTCGCCGCATTATCTCACTGGTTGCACAGGAAATTGCTACTTTTCACCCGGCATCCACCAAGCAGCAGGCGCGCTTGCTACTGGAACAGAATAACTACGATGTGGTGATCCTGGATATTGGACTGCCCGACGGATCAGGCTGGGACCTGCTCCCAACGATAAAACAGCAGACCCGGACCCCTCAGGTCATAGTTCTTTCCGGTCAGGAGCTGAATAGAGAGCAGATAGCCCAGGTGGACAAGGCCTTGCAAAAAACTCCCACATCCACCCACGCACTGGTAGATCTTCTGAAAGCCTATAACAAAAGGAGAAAAATGTGA
- a CDS encoding response regulator, giving the protein MTLERILYVEDETDIQAVARMALEMVGGYTLQICSSGQEALEAAPAFDPHLILLDVMMPGMDGPTTLQNLRQLDAFASTPAIFMTAKVQPAEVAHYKSLGAIGVIAKPFDPMSLSNQIKELWEEASRG; this is encoded by the coding sequence GTGACCCTCGAACGCATTCTTTATGTTGAAGACGAAACCGATATTCAGGCGGTGGCCCGCATGGCGCTGGAAATGGTGGGGGGCTACACACTGCAAATATGCTCCTCCGGTCAGGAGGCACTGGAGGCTGCTCCGGCCTTTGATCCCCATCTGATTTTACTGGATGTCATGATGCCTGGCATGGATGGGCCCACAACATTGCAGAACTTGCGACAGCTGGACGCTTTTGCCAGCACCCCGGCAATATTCATGACTGCCAAGGTGCAACCAGCGGAGGTGGCTCACTATAAATCCCTGGGAGCCATTGGCGTGATTGCCAAACCCTTTGACCCCATGAGCCTGTCGAACCAGATAAAAGAACTGTGGGAGGAGGCGAGTCGTGGCTAG
- a CDS encoding diguanylate cyclase, translated as MASQEEIAAKMKELHEQYTVKLRGELQSLSDLVSDVPSDFSKLLDTLHQRLHKLAGSAGTFGFAELSEKARQLEIQVKLWLDNPPANIPHEWETFAHEIGQLPSTLSPSQNGKEQDSPVNHSSTEELLAAPQHHQVRVYVVNGDARLAEEMAFTLRHFGHQTSWFTSLAQSTQAQADGRPHAMIIDTDLLQEEGTDPLMSLGTVPLIFTSHCQDFDTRIQVARAGGQGFFLHPVDIPKLVDRLSQLLRSNGDTPYRVLIVDDDRDLAQHFQLVLQGAGMEVQVLEEPSRILDAVKEQRPEIILMDLYMPGYSGVELARLLRLQDDWLHTPIVYVSGETDLKKQMSALGHAGDDFITKPLSDEQLIAAVKVRVSRARMLSELMSRDSLTGLFNHSRIKEQLVLEVSRAQRNDAPLSAVMLDMDKFKHVNDTYGHGVGDRVIKTLAHLLQQRVRQSDTVGRYGGEEFAAILPDCDAASAWSIVDDIRQRFGQVTFFSEGKEFHVTLSAGIASSTDYDNAEAMLMAADEALYLAKASGRNQVCLAGQKPEESS; from the coding sequence GTGGCTAGTCAGGAGGAGATTGCCGCCAAAATGAAAGAACTTCATGAGCAGTATACCGTCAAACTCCGGGGGGAGCTGCAGTCACTCAGTGACTTAGTAAGCGATGTTCCTTCAGATTTCAGCAAACTGCTTGACACTTTGCATCAGCGCCTGCATAAACTGGCTGGCTCAGCAGGCACCTTTGGTTTTGCAGAGCTCAGCGAAAAAGCCCGCCAGCTGGAAATTCAGGTAAAATTGTGGTTGGACAACCCACCAGCCAATATTCCCCATGAGTGGGAGACCTTTGCCCATGAAATTGGGCAACTTCCTTCTACCCTGTCACCTTCACAAAATGGTAAGGAGCAGGATTCCCCGGTCAACCACTCTTCAACAGAAGAGCTGCTGGCTGCGCCACAGCACCATCAGGTGCGGGTCTATGTGGTCAACGGGGATGCGCGCCTGGCAGAGGAGATGGCCTTTACCCTGCGACACTTTGGCCACCAGACCTCATGGTTTACCAGCCTGGCGCAAAGCACCCAGGCGCAAGCCGATGGGCGGCCCCACGCCATGATAATCGACACGGATCTGCTCCAAGAGGAAGGCACCGACCCGCTGATGTCTCTGGGTACCGTTCCTCTCATATTCACCTCCCACTGCCAGGATTTTGATACGCGCATTCAGGTGGCCCGCGCCGGTGGGCAAGGTTTTTTCCTCCACCCGGTGGATATACCCAAGCTGGTTGATCGCCTGTCCCAGTTGTTGCGATCTAATGGTGACACTCCCTACCGGGTACTGATTGTAGATGACGACCGGGATCTGGCCCAGCACTTTCAACTGGTACTGCAAGGAGCGGGCATGGAAGTACAGGTACTGGAGGAGCCTTCGCGGATTCTGGATGCTGTCAAGGAGCAGCGACCGGAAATCATTCTGATGGACCTCTACATGCCCGGTTACAGCGGCGTGGAGCTGGCCCGACTGTTGCGACTGCAAGACGACTGGCTCCATACCCCCATTGTCTACGTATCCGGCGAAACAGACCTGAAAAAGCAGATGAGTGCCTTGGGGCATGCCGGTGACGATTTCATCACCAAGCCCCTCAGCGATGAGCAACTGATTGCTGCGGTCAAGGTACGGGTTTCACGGGCCCGGATGCTCAGCGAACTTATGTCACGCGACAGCCTCACCGGTCTGTTCAACCACTCCCGCATCAAGGAACAGCTGGTTCTGGAAGTGTCACGAGCTCAACGCAACGATGCCCCCCTGAGCGCCGTCATGCTCGATATGGACAAGTTTAAACACGTCAACGACACCTACGGCCACGGTGTAGGGGACCGGGTCATCAAAACCCTGGCACACCTGCTGCAACAGCGGGTGCGCCAATCGGACACTGTTGGCCGTTATGGTGGTGAAGAGTTTGCTGCCATTTTGCCTGATTGCGACGCCGCTTCTGCCTGGAGTATCGTTGATGACATACGACAGCGCTTTGGCCAGGTGACCTTTTTTTCAGAGGGCAAAGAGTTTCACGTGACCCTCAGTGCCGGCATTGCCAGCAGTACGGATTACGACAACGCAGAAGCTATGCTTATGGCCGCCGATGAAGCTCTCTATCTGGCTAAAGCCAGTGGACGCAACCAGGTCTGCCTGGCGGGACAAAAACCGGAGGAGTCATCATGA